The following coding sequences are from one Bos taurus isolate L1 Dominette 01449 registration number 42190680 breed Hereford chromosome 26, ARS-UCD2.0, whole genome shotgun sequence window:
- the NSMCE4A gene encoding non-structural maintenance of chromosomes element 4 homolog A, which translates to MSGDSSGRRPEGRGRGRDPHRDRTRSRSRSRSPLSPGSRRGAAPERREAPERPGLEDTEPSDSGDEMIDPASLEEETDPSLCRQIRHQYRALINSVQQNREDILNASDKLTEVLEEANTLFNGVSRAREAVLDAHFLVLASDLGKEKAKQLRSDLNSFDMLRYVETLLTHMGVNPLEAEELIRDEDSSDLEFIVYDSWKISGKTAENTFNKTHTFHFLLGSIQGECPVPKPRIERPRKVRMIEEQQAMPAQLKRMEESHQEATEKEVERILGLLQTYFQEDPDTPMSFFDFVVDPHSFPRTVENIFHVSFIIRDGFARIRLDRDRLPVIEPVNINEESGGNTQIRNQAIIALSYRDWEEIVRTFEISEPVITSSQSQQRLSA; encoded by the exons ATGTCCGGGGACAGCAGCGGCCGCCGGCCCgagggccggggccggggccgcgACCCGCACCGGGATCGCACCCGCTCCCGCTCCCGCTCGCGGTCCCCGCTGTCGCCCGGCTCCCGCCGCGGCGCCGCGCCCGAGCGCAGGGAGGCCCCAGAGCGCCCGGGCTTGGAGGATACCGAACCGTCGGATTCCGGGGACGAGATGATAGACCCAGCGAGCTTGGAGGAGGAGACCGACCCCAGCCTCTGCCGCCAGATCCGCCATCAGTACCGCGCGCTTATCAACTCGGTCCAAC aaaaccgGGAGGATATATTGAATGCCAGCGACAAGTTAACAGAGGTCCTTGAAGAGGCCAACACTCTCTTTAATGGAG TGTCCCGAGCAAGAGAAGCAGTTCTGGATGCCCACTTTCTTGTTCTGGCTTCAGATTTGGGCAAAGAGAAGGCAAAGCAGCTGCGTTCTGACCTGAACTCGTTTGATATGTTACGATACGTGGAAACTCTA CTGACTCATATGGGTGTAAATCCACTAGAAGCTGAAGAACTCATCCGTGATGAAGACAGTTCTGATTTGGAATTCATAGTCTATGACTCCTGGAAAATATCAGGCAAAACAGCAGAAAACACCTTTAATAAAACCCATACATTCCACTTTCT GTTGGGTTCAATACAAGGAGAGTGCCCTGTGCCAAAGCCACGAATTGAACGTCCAAGAAAAGTTCGTATGATAGAAGAGCAGCAGGCAATGCCTGCCCAG ttaaaaagaatggaagagtctcatcaagaagcaacagaaaaagaagtggaaagaaTCTTGGGATTGTTGCAAACATACTTTCAAGAAGATC ctgataCTCCGATGTCCTTCTTTGACTTTGTGGTTGATCCACATTCTTTCCCCCGGACAGTGGAAAACATCTTTCATGTTTCTTTTATTATAAGG GATGGTTTTGCAAGAATAAGACTTGACCGAGATCGACTGCCAGTAATAG AGCCTGTTAATATTAATGAAGAAAGTGGAGGAAACACTCAAATTAGGAATCAAGCAATTATAGCTTTGAGTTATCGAGACTGGGAG GAGATTGTGAGGACCTTTGAGATCTCAGAGCCTGTGATTACTTCAAGTCAGAGCCAGCAGAGGCTGAGTGCTTGA